The following are encoded in a window of Caballeronia sp. NK8 genomic DNA:
- a CDS encoding LuxR C-terminal-related transcriptional regulator yields the protein MQDTYTNTYRLRTESPYSEEAALRTTPTAPGIGPIDYQQVFEDVPVALMVTRQRTISACNLQFRNMFRADGDVLIGQTVRILYPNEEAFRRFGARVIPALKKFGRITEPRAMQRLDGELFWVNVTGVSEHRDDPYREALWFFSEMGVAASLSGGASSANKLIAAAKNSMTKRERDVAALLIQNQTAKEIGIALGISPRTVEVFRGKLLKKFDAPSTHELVKTLLA from the coding sequence GTGCAGGATACTTACACCAATACGTATCGATTACGTACGGAATCACCCTACAGCGAGGAGGCCGCATTGCGGACAACACCAACTGCGCCCGGCATCGGGCCGATCGATTATCAGCAGGTTTTCGAGGACGTCCCGGTTGCCCTCATGGTCACGCGTCAGCGCACGATATCCGCCTGCAACCTGCAATTCCGGAATATGTTTCGCGCGGACGGCGACGTGCTGATCGGACAGACGGTACGAATTCTTTACCCGAACGAGGAGGCTTTCAGGAGGTTCGGTGCGCGTGTGATTCCGGCGCTGAAGAAGTTTGGTCGAATCACCGAACCTCGCGCGATGCAGAGGCTCGATGGTGAGCTCTTCTGGGTGAACGTGACGGGCGTCAGCGAACATCGTGACGACCCATACCGCGAAGCGCTCTGGTTCTTCTCCGAGATGGGCGTCGCAGCAAGTCTGTCAGGCGGAGCAAGCTCCGCCAACAAGTTGATCGCAGCGGCCAAGAATTCGATGACCAAGCGCGAACGCGATGTGGCCGCGTTGCTCATCCAGAATCAGACTGCCAAGGAGATCGGCATAGCGCTTGGGATCAGCCCTCGGACAGTCGAGGTCTTCCGAGGAAAGCTGCTCAAGAAATTCGATGCCCCTTCAACACACGAGCTGGTTAAAACGCTCCTCGCGTAG
- a CDS encoding MFS transporter: protein MNQARAVDVPERDEVELGMKKIAIASVIGTTVEWYDLFVFATASALVFNKVFFPGFVPLVGTLLAFGTFASAYLARIAGAALFGHFGDRRGRKSMLLVSLMMMGLATFCIGLLPDYGAIGVWAPLMLLTLRVVQGLALGGEWGGAVLMAVEHAPANRRGLYGSWVQIGVPAGTLIANLAFLLSDALLPSGAMVAWGWRIPFLLSALLVLVGLYVRLNTSETPSFQRTKNAGEQVKVPLFELLGKHWKLVLLGGVATMSTGTSFNLIVAFGLTYGTQTLGFSRSAMLTIALISCALCILMLPAFGRLSDVIGRKPVIVGGIAAEALLAFPLFWLLDTHEFSFALLGYLLMMTAFAANYGPIATFLAELFGTRIRYSGLSVSYMLSGLLGSAVTPIVTTALLSATGKGSSIAWFMVGSAVISASALLLLIETRRRDLTTATLRGW from the coding sequence ATGAATCAAGCCCGCGCCGTCGACGTACCCGAAAGGGACGAAGTCGAACTTGGTATGAAGAAGATTGCCATTGCGAGCGTCATAGGCACGACGGTCGAATGGTACGACCTGTTCGTGTTCGCGACCGCATCAGCGCTCGTGTTCAATAAGGTTTTCTTTCCAGGCTTCGTCCCGCTCGTCGGCACCTTGCTCGCGTTCGGCACATTCGCCTCTGCGTATCTGGCACGTATTGCGGGCGCTGCATTGTTCGGCCATTTCGGCGATCGGCGGGGACGCAAGTCGATGTTGCTGGTGTCACTGATGATGATGGGACTCGCCACGTTTTGCATCGGGCTGTTGCCGGATTATGGGGCGATTGGTGTCTGGGCGCCGCTGATGCTGCTGACGCTTCGCGTCGTGCAGGGGCTTGCGCTTGGCGGAGAATGGGGCGGCGCGGTGCTGATGGCAGTGGAGCACGCGCCCGCGAATCGGCGTGGCCTTTATGGATCATGGGTGCAGATCGGTGTGCCTGCCGGCACGTTGATCGCCAATCTTGCTTTCCTGTTGAGCGACGCGCTGTTGCCCAGCGGAGCCATGGTCGCCTGGGGCTGGCGCATTCCTTTCCTGCTCAGCGCCTTGCTGGTCCTCGTCGGCCTTTACGTGCGCCTGAACACATCCGAAACGCCGTCGTTTCAGAGGACCAAAAACGCCGGCGAACAGGTAAAGGTGCCGTTGTTCGAATTGCTGGGGAAACACTGGAAACTGGTGCTCCTCGGAGGAGTCGCCACCATGTCGACCGGCACGTCGTTCAATCTTATCGTCGCGTTCGGACTGACGTATGGAACACAGACACTCGGCTTTTCGCGCAGTGCGATGCTGACGATCGCGCTCATATCATGCGCGCTCTGCATCCTGATGTTGCCCGCATTCGGACGACTCTCCGATGTGATCGGCCGTAAGCCAGTGATCGTTGGCGGTATTGCGGCCGAGGCATTGCTGGCTTTTCCGCTCTTCTGGCTGCTCGACACCCACGAGTTCTCGTTTGCGCTTCTCGGTTACCTGCTGATGATGACTGCCTTTGCCGCGAACTATGGACCGATTGCAACGTTTCTGGCCGAGCTGTTCGGCACCCGGATTCGCTATTCGGGGCTGTCGGTCAGTTACATGCTCTCCGGTCTGTTGGGCAGCGCGGTGACGCCCATTGTCACGACAGCGCTACTCTCGGCAACGGGGAAGGGCTCATCGATAGCCTGGTTCATGGTGGGATCCGCGGTCATTTCGGCTTCCGCGTTGCTGTTGCTGATAGAGACCCGCCGTCGAGATCTGACGACGGCGACCCTGCGTGGATGGTAG
- a CDS encoding cysteine hydrolase produces the protein MNFDQSDTAVVFIDPQNDVLSPSGKNWGAVGASVTENKTVENMLRIFAAAKSADFNVFISPHYFFPTDRAWKFNGPLEADEFSTGTFSREGPLNLLGFQGSGADWLEEFKPYIDDGRTVIASPHKVFGPQTNDLVLQLRKRYVRKVILGGMLANMCVEAHLRDLLEQGFEVYVVADATAGPRHPVWGDGYKAAMINYAFLAHAVVSTDEVVATMG, from the coding sequence ATGAATTTCGATCAAAGCGATACGGCGGTGGTCTTCATCGACCCGCAGAACGATGTCCTGAGCCCGTCCGGGAAAAACTGGGGGGCGGTAGGTGCGAGCGTCACGGAGAACAAAACGGTTGAAAACATGCTGAGAATATTTGCAGCGGCGAAATCAGCAGATTTCAATGTTTTCATATCGCCCCATTACTTCTTTCCGACCGATCGTGCGTGGAAGTTCAATGGTCCGCTGGAGGCGGACGAGTTTTCAACCGGTACGTTCTCACGCGAGGGCCCTTTGAACCTGCTGGGTTTTCAAGGATCCGGCGCGGACTGGCTTGAGGAATTCAAGCCCTACATCGATGATGGCCGCACCGTCATCGCGAGTCCCCACAAGGTTTTCGGGCCGCAGACCAACGACCTTGTACTGCAATTGCGCAAACGCTACGTGCGAAAGGTGATCCTCGGCGGCATGCTTGCCAACATGTGTGTCGAGGCTCATCTGCGGGATTTACTCGAACAGGGTTTCGAGGTCTATGTCGTAGCCGACGCGACCGCCGGACCTCGCCATCCCGTTTGGGGAGATGGCTATAAAGCCGCAATGATCAACTACGCATTTCTCGCGCACGCCGTGGTTTCCACTGACGAGGTCGTCGCGACGATGGGTTGA
- a CDS encoding isochorismatase family protein translates to MDDYKNRSYGAVGIGMKGKIGIVVVDYQLAFTDPKYPLGGAPLVMRGLENTARLLKIARAHNVPVATCFTAYKCERDMPYWKVAAVRDQFRLDHPSSALDPLIYDENYDVVVCKSGPSIFFQTPVVPYFIKEGVETIIVTGCNTSGCIRASTIDSFQWGFRTVVPEDCVGDIEEGPHRDNLRDVARRYADVSSADEVIAYIKQSTS, encoded by the coding sequence ATGGACGACTACAAGAATCGCTCGTATGGAGCCGTCGGGATTGGTATGAAGGGGAAGATCGGAATCGTCGTCGTGGATTATCAACTCGCGTTCACCGATCCGAAATATCCGCTCGGCGGAGCGCCGCTCGTCATGCGCGGGCTTGAAAATACGGCGCGTCTGCTCAAGATCGCCCGGGCGCACAACGTACCTGTCGCGACCTGTTTCACCGCCTATAAATGCGAGCGCGACATGCCGTACTGGAAGGTGGCCGCGGTTCGCGATCAGTTCAGACTGGACCATCCAAGTTCGGCTCTGGACCCGCTGATTTACGACGAAAACTACGACGTCGTGGTCTGCAAGTCCGGGCCGTCGATATTCTTCCAGACGCCAGTCGTCCCGTATTTCATTAAGGAGGGCGTAGAGACTATTATCGTCACTGGCTGCAACACGAGCGGATGTATCCGTGCATCCACCATCGACAGTTTCCAGTGGGGTTTCCGTACGGTCGTTCCTGAAGACTGTGTCGGCGATATCGAAGAAGGACCGCACCGCGACAACCTGCGCGATGTGGCCCGGCGATACGCAGATGTGTCGAGCGCCGACGAAGTGATCGCGTATATCAAGCAATCGACGAGCTAA